A single region of the Oncorhynchus keta strain PuntledgeMale-10-30-2019 chromosome 4, Oket_V2, whole genome shotgun sequence genome encodes:
- the LOC118380004 gene encoding ribosomal protein S6 kinase alpha-3-like isoform X1 encodes MPLAQLPDPWQKMTLGRATSEDAHRHVLEDSIGEDDSMSCNEDESVNEINITNHTKEGSEKGDPRQFELRKVLGQGSFGKVFLVKKATGPDAGQLYAMKVLKKATLKVRDRVRTKMERDILVEVNHPFIVKLHYAFQTEGKLYLILDFLRGGDLFTRLSKEVMFTEEDVKFYLAELALALDHLHSLGIIYRDLKPENILLDEEGHIKLTDFGLSKESIDHENKAYSFCGTVEYMAPEVVNRRGHTTSADWWSYGVLMFEMLTGTLPFQGKDRKETMTMILKAKLGMPQFLSSEAQSLLRNLFKRNPTNRLGAGPDGVEEIKRHHFYCTIDWNKLFRRELHPPFKPATGRPDDTFYFDPEFTAKTPKDSPGVPPSANAHQLFRGFSFVAITSEEETQPLQTTVVQQLHRNMSQLSEAYEVKEEIGLGSYSVCKRCIHKATGMEYAVKIISKANRDPTEEVEILMRYGQHPNVITLKDVFDDGRTVYLVTELMKGGELLDKILRQKFFSEREASAVLYTITKTVEYLHIQGVVHRDLKPSNILYVDESGNAESIRICDFGFAKQLRAENGLLMTPCYTANFVAPEVLKKQGYDAACDIWSLGVLLYTMLTGFTPFANGPEDTPEEILARIGSGKFSLTGGYWNSVSAEAKELVSKMLHVDPHQRLTAGQVLCHPWVTHRDHLPKFTLTRQDAPHLVKSAMAATYSALNRNVPPVLDPVGCSTLAQRRGVKKLTSTAL; translated from the exons GAAGACGAGAGTGTCAATGAAATCAACATCACCAACCATACCAAGGAGGGGTCAGAGAAGGGTGACCCTCGACAGTTCGAGCTCCGCAAGGTCCTAGGACAAGGCTCCTtcggaaag gtgttccTGGTCAAGAAGGCTACAGGTCCAGATGCAGGACAGCTCTATGCCATGAAGGTTCTGAAGAAAGCCACACTGAAAG tgcgTGACAGGGTGAGGActaagatggagagagacattctGGTGGAGGTCAACCATCCCTTCATCGTTAAACTGCACTATG CATTCCAAACAGAAGGGAAACTCTACCTCATCCTGGACTTCCTACGAGGAGGAGACCTCTTCACACGACTGTCTAAAGag GTGATGTTCACAGAGGAGGATGTGAAGTTCTACCTGGCAGAGTTGGCCCTGGCGCTGGACCACCTTCACAGCCTGGGCATCATCTACAGAGACCTCAAACCAGAgaa CATTCTGCTAGACGAGGAGGGACACATTAAGCTGACGG acttcGGCCTCAGTAAGGAGTCTATAGACCATGAGAACAAGGCCTATTCGTTCTGTGGGACAGTGGAGTACATGGCTCCGGAGGTGGTCAACAGGAGAGGTCACACCACCAGCGCTGATTGGTGGTCCTACGGCGTGCTCATG TTTGAGATGCTGACCGGAACACTACCATTCCAGGGGAAAGACCGCAAGGAGACCATGACCATGATCCTCAA ggCTAAGTTGGGGATGCCACAGTTTTTGAGTTCCGAAGCCCAGAGTCTCCTGAGGAACCTTTTCAAACGCAACCCTACTAACAGGCTAG GGGCCGGCCCAGACGGAGTGGAGGAGATTAAAAGACATCACTTCTACTGCACCATAGACTGGAAC AAACTGTTCCGTAGAGAGCTCCACCCTCCCTTCAAACCTGCTACGGGACGACCTGACGACACCTTCTATTTCGACCCAGAGTTCACCGCTAAAACACCCAAag attccCCGGGGGTTCCGCCCAGTGCCAACGCCCACCAGCTGTTCCGAGGATTCAGCTTTGTAGCCATTACATCAGAGGAAGAGACACAACCACTACAGACTACTgtagtacag cagctaCACAGGAATATGTCCCAGCTGTCAGAAGCATATGAAGTCAAGGAGGAAATAGGACTGGGATCATACTCTGTCTGCAAACGCTGTATACACAAGGCCACTGGCATGGAGTACGCGGTTAAG atCATCAGTAAGGCCAACAGAGACCCAACAGAGGAGGTGGAGATCCTAATGAGATACGGACAACATCCCAACGTCATCACACTAAAGGAC GTGTTTGATGACGGCAGGACAGTGTATCTGGTCACAGAGCTGATGAAGGGAGGAGAGCTGCTGGATAAGATACTGAGACAGAAGTTCTTCTCAGAGAGAGAAGCTAGCGCTGTCCTATACACCATCACCAAGACTGTTGAGTACCTACACATACagggg GTGGTGCACAGGGACCTGAAGCCCAGTAATATCCTGTATGTGGATGAGAGTGGGAACGCTGAGTCCATCAGGATCTGTGACTTTGGTTTTGCCAAGCAGCTGAGAGCTGAGAACGGCCTGCTGATGACGCCGTGCTACACAGCTAACTTTGTAGCTCCAGAG GTGTTGAAGAAGCAGGGTTATGATGCTGCCTGTGACATCTGGAGTCTAGGAGTCCTACTCTACACTATGCTCACAGg gttCACTCCGTTTGCCAACGGTCCAGAGGACACACCAGAGGAGATCCTGGCTCGGATCGGCAGTGGGAAGTTCTCTCTGACCGGAGGATACTGGAACTCTGTTTCAGCAGAggccaag GAGCTGGTGTCTAAGATGTTACACGTGGACCCCCACCAGCGTTTGACAGCCGGCCAGGTGTTGTGTCATCCCTGGGTCACACACCGAGACCACCTGCCCAAGTTCACACTGACCAGACAGGACGCTCCACACCTGGTCAAG AGCGCCATGGCAGCCACCTACTCTGCCCTCAACAGGAATGTTCCACCTGTCCTGGACCCCGTGGGATGTTCCACTCTAGCCCAACGGAGGGGGGTGAAGAAACTCACCTCCACTGCCCTCTGA
- the LOC118380004 gene encoding ribosomal protein S6 kinase alpha-3-like isoform X2: MPLAQLPDPWQKMTLGRATSEDAHRHVLEDSIGEDDSMSCNEDESVNEINITNHTKEGSEKGDPRQFELRKVLGQGSFGKVFLVKKATGPDAGQLYAMKVLKKATLKVRDRVRTKMERDILVEVNHPFIVKLHYAFQTEGKLYLILDFLRGGDLFTRLSKEVMFTEEDVKFYLAELALALDHLHSLGIIYRDLKPENILLDEEGHIKLTDFGLSKESIDHENKAYSFCGTVEYMAPEVVNRRGHTTSADWWSYGVLMFEMLTGTLPFQGKDRKETMTMILKAKLGMPQFLSSEAQSLLRNLFKRNPTNRLGAGPDGVEEIKRHHFYCTIDWNKLFRRELHPPFKPATGRPDDTFYFDPEFTAKTPKDSPGVPPSANAHQLFRGFSFVAITSEEETQPLQTTVVQLHRNMSQLSEAYEVKEEIGLGSYSVCKRCIHKATGMEYAVKIISKANRDPTEEVEILMRYGQHPNVITLKDVFDDGRTVYLVTELMKGGELLDKILRQKFFSEREASAVLYTITKTVEYLHIQGVVHRDLKPSNILYVDESGNAESIRICDFGFAKQLRAENGLLMTPCYTANFVAPEVLKKQGYDAACDIWSLGVLLYTMLTGFTPFANGPEDTPEEILARIGSGKFSLTGGYWNSVSAEAKELVSKMLHVDPHQRLTAGQVLCHPWVTHRDHLPKFTLTRQDAPHLVKSAMAATYSALNRNVPPVLDPVGCSTLAQRRGVKKLTSTAL, from the exons GAAGACGAGAGTGTCAATGAAATCAACATCACCAACCATACCAAGGAGGGGTCAGAGAAGGGTGACCCTCGACAGTTCGAGCTCCGCAAGGTCCTAGGACAAGGCTCCTtcggaaag gtgttccTGGTCAAGAAGGCTACAGGTCCAGATGCAGGACAGCTCTATGCCATGAAGGTTCTGAAGAAAGCCACACTGAAAG tgcgTGACAGGGTGAGGActaagatggagagagacattctGGTGGAGGTCAACCATCCCTTCATCGTTAAACTGCACTATG CATTCCAAACAGAAGGGAAACTCTACCTCATCCTGGACTTCCTACGAGGAGGAGACCTCTTCACACGACTGTCTAAAGag GTGATGTTCACAGAGGAGGATGTGAAGTTCTACCTGGCAGAGTTGGCCCTGGCGCTGGACCACCTTCACAGCCTGGGCATCATCTACAGAGACCTCAAACCAGAgaa CATTCTGCTAGACGAGGAGGGACACATTAAGCTGACGG acttcGGCCTCAGTAAGGAGTCTATAGACCATGAGAACAAGGCCTATTCGTTCTGTGGGACAGTGGAGTACATGGCTCCGGAGGTGGTCAACAGGAGAGGTCACACCACCAGCGCTGATTGGTGGTCCTACGGCGTGCTCATG TTTGAGATGCTGACCGGAACACTACCATTCCAGGGGAAAGACCGCAAGGAGACCATGACCATGATCCTCAA ggCTAAGTTGGGGATGCCACAGTTTTTGAGTTCCGAAGCCCAGAGTCTCCTGAGGAACCTTTTCAAACGCAACCCTACTAACAGGCTAG GGGCCGGCCCAGACGGAGTGGAGGAGATTAAAAGACATCACTTCTACTGCACCATAGACTGGAAC AAACTGTTCCGTAGAGAGCTCCACCCTCCCTTCAAACCTGCTACGGGACGACCTGACGACACCTTCTATTTCGACCCAGAGTTCACCGCTAAAACACCCAAag attccCCGGGGGTTCCGCCCAGTGCCAACGCCCACCAGCTGTTCCGAGGATTCAGCTTTGTAGCCATTACATCAGAGGAAGAGACACAACCACTACAGACTACTgtagtacag ctaCACAGGAATATGTCCCAGCTGTCAGAAGCATATGAAGTCAAGGAGGAAATAGGACTGGGATCATACTCTGTCTGCAAACGCTGTATACACAAGGCCACTGGCATGGAGTACGCGGTTAAG atCATCAGTAAGGCCAACAGAGACCCAACAGAGGAGGTGGAGATCCTAATGAGATACGGACAACATCCCAACGTCATCACACTAAAGGAC GTGTTTGATGACGGCAGGACAGTGTATCTGGTCACAGAGCTGATGAAGGGAGGAGAGCTGCTGGATAAGATACTGAGACAGAAGTTCTTCTCAGAGAGAGAAGCTAGCGCTGTCCTATACACCATCACCAAGACTGTTGAGTACCTACACATACagggg GTGGTGCACAGGGACCTGAAGCCCAGTAATATCCTGTATGTGGATGAGAGTGGGAACGCTGAGTCCATCAGGATCTGTGACTTTGGTTTTGCCAAGCAGCTGAGAGCTGAGAACGGCCTGCTGATGACGCCGTGCTACACAGCTAACTTTGTAGCTCCAGAG GTGTTGAAGAAGCAGGGTTATGATGCTGCCTGTGACATCTGGAGTCTAGGAGTCCTACTCTACACTATGCTCACAGg gttCACTCCGTTTGCCAACGGTCCAGAGGACACACCAGAGGAGATCCTGGCTCGGATCGGCAGTGGGAAGTTCTCTCTGACCGGAGGATACTGGAACTCTGTTTCAGCAGAggccaag GAGCTGGTGTCTAAGATGTTACACGTGGACCCCCACCAGCGTTTGACAGCCGGCCAGGTGTTGTGTCATCCCTGGGTCACACACCGAGACCACCTGCCCAAGTTCACACTGACCAGACAGGACGCTCCACACCTGGTCAAG AGCGCCATGGCAGCCACCTACTCTGCCCTCAACAGGAATGTTCCACCTGTCCTGGACCCCGTGGGATGTTCCACTCTAGCCCAACGGAGGGGGGTGAAGAAACTCACCTCCACTGCCCTCTGA